The DNA segment ATTGTTCTGGAAACAGGCATACCCTCAGCGCGACAGTTTGTTAAGCACCATTAAAGACGAGAAAACAAAGGCCTTTGTTGAAATAAATTATGGCCCCTGGGACAGGCTGAACGGCGACAAACCTTTTATAGCTGGCATAGGCCCCAAGCCGGCCGCAGCTAATTTTTATCCTGCAGGGATGACCAAAGAAGAACTGGAAAAATCTGATGTAAAAGACAAATTCGGACTATATTCAGTTATTCAAAGAGACACAGCCGGAAAACTGACCGCCGTTCCCTATCACATCCTTTATGCGGCTGAACTGCAAAAAGCATCCAACCTGCTTAAACAGGCCGCACTGCTTGCCGAAGATGCGGGCTTTAAAAAATACCTGAACCTTCGTGCCGATGCATTGGTTACTGATGTTTACGGCCCAAGTGATTATGCCTGGCTGGACATGAAAACCAATACGCTTGACATCATTATTGGCCCTATAGAGAACTATGAGGACAAGCTTTTCAATGCAAGGGCCGCTTATGAATCGTATGTGCTGGTTAAAGATAAGGTATGGAGCAAACGGCTTGCGAAATACGTTAGCATGCTGCCGGATCTGCAAAAAGGCCTTCCGGTTGAAGCTAAGTATAAAACTGAAAAGCCAGGTACAGATTCTGAACTGAATGCTTATGATGTACTTTATTATGCCGGAGATTGTAATGCAGGATCCAAAACCATAGCAGTTAACCTGCCCAACGATGAAGTCATACAGCAAAAGAAAGGAACCAGGCGTTCGCAGCTAAAAAATGCGATGAAAGCCAAATTTGACAAGATCCTCGTTCCAATTGCAAAAGAGCTTATTGACAAAGAACAACAACAGTATGTCAATTTTGATGCTTTTTTTGCCAATGTGATGTTCCATGAGGTGGCACACGGACTGGGTATCAAGAAAACGGTTACCGGAAAAGGCTTTGTGAAAGAAGCACTTCAGGAACAATATTCATGGCTGGAAGAAGGAAAAGCAGATGTACTGGGTCTGTATATGGTTACCGGATTACTTAAAAAAGCTGAACTGCAGGGCGACATTAAAGCATTTTATACCACCTACATGGCAGGAATTTTACGTTCTGTAAGGTTTGGGGCTG comes from the Pedobacter heparinus DSM 2366 genome and includes:
- a CDS encoding dipeptidyl-peptidase 3 family protein — encoded protein: MKISKITMIIAACTMLTGIAACTNSQKKSNNETKNNSSGNDSLQRYVNERLGIYETVKLTTNLNDLTVNERKILPLLIQAAKIMDELFWKQAYPQRDSLLSTIKDEKTKAFVEINYGPWDRLNGDKPFIAGIGPKPAAANFYPAGMTKEELEKSDVKDKFGLYSVIQRDTAGKLTAVPYHILYAAELQKASNLLKQAALLAEDAGFKKYLNLRADALVTDVYGPSDYAWLDMKTNTLDIIIGPIENYEDKLFNARAAYESYVLVKDKVWSKRLAKYVSMLPDLQKGLPVEAKYKTEKPGTDSELNAYDVLYYAGDCNAGSKTIAVNLPNDEVIQQKKGTRRSQLKNAMKAKFDKILVPIAKELIDKEQQQYVNFDAFFANVMFHEVAHGLGIKKTVTGKGFVKEALQEQYSWLEEGKADVLGLYMVTGLLKKAELQGDIKAFYTTYMAGILRSVRFGAASAHGKANMQCFNFFKENGAFIRNSDGTYKVDFSKFEGAMNKLSRMIIMLQGNGDKAAVESTQKKMAVISPELQGDLDKLTKRGIPVDIIFEQGVDVLGVK